Below is a window of Camelina sativa cultivar DH55 chromosome 11, Cs, whole genome shotgun sequence DNA.
ATCATTCCCGATTTTTATGTTAGTTTAGTTAATctagtttaacttttttttccagAGAAATCTCAATTAAACATATTGACATAACTGTCATCTAAATATAAGGGAAGATACAATTAAGTGAagatacaaaatttagaattctCTGcgtaataaattattaaatcaatccGATTCACTTGTTaatatcattttcctttttttccagaaaaatcttaccaaaagagattaactattcataaatatatatatatatatatatatatatatatatttatatatcatcgaaatataagaaaatatatcgTTTAATGAAGATCCAAGTTggtgacaaaagaaaataaaataaatgaagatCTACAATTGCAAATTTTGGTATATTTAGTAACCAaaatttttagggattaactttgtaaataaatactatagggattaactttgtaaataactttgtaaataaatactatagggattaactttgtaaataactttgtaaataaatactATAGGGGTAaataactttgtaaataaataacccaaaatgtacttcaaaaatgtatatatagattaatttgaGTTAAGTAGAActgtttattttaggaaaatctgtAGGAGTTAATTAagttgaaatattatttaaaaaggcataaaccaaaatgtaattcaaaaatattaatatagattaatTTAATGCAATGATATTAAATACTCAAACTTTACAAAATAGATTTAAATGGTAAAAACTGCGGTAAAagcattaaatatatatatatatatatattgaatatggAATGTGGTTTTTAATGTACAACCCTATAATATCGAGTATAgagtatcatcatcatatagTTGAAAAAACTTACGTTTTTTCATATTCTAAAATATGTTGGGACTTATAGAATAGAagcttattttcatatattttgccTCAAAAAGTCTAGAAAATACTAAAACCATCTCTAGTACAACTtataaaaactctttaaaaaaattaaacacctCATTCCAACTTAAATCACTTAAACTTCCGACCTAGCTTAATCTCTTAAAAGAATTGCTTTTTCAATGTTTCATAATTATACCAAAGCACATCTTATTATGCCCCAATGAGTAACATTATTTTAAACATGTGATATTGAACACtaaaactttttcaaatttGGACCCATCATCACCTCAATTTATGCATGCTCCGGGTGGTGTGTCAAGAAAAATCTAGTCCCTCTTTGGACCTGTCAAGTGTCAACAATCACCAAAAAGATAAACCTTTcagaaaaataatatactatGAATACGAACGAATAAAggtgatttttgattttttttaagcacatattaatatatagtgtATGCTAATTGTCTATACAAAgttataaatcaaataataataataataaatcgtaTTCACATAATAAATGAAGAATATCCCATGAGAATCTCAACTCCGCACCATTGAAGAGATTggccccttcttcttcttccttcttcttctacctttaGCTTCACCTGTATCATCAGCACAAATTCTCAATCCCTTCTTCAAATTTAGATCCTTTCTTatccttcttcaatcttttgtATTCGATTCATCTCTCTTCACTCGAATAACGGATTTGAGATTCTCTCTCTAACGTTACGGGTTTTGTAAATGGTGAGCGGTTTGGTAGATTCATTGCAGATCTGAACAAGACGATGATGTGATCACAAACCCAGAAACGAAAAATCTGATCTTTTTTCAATTCTGATTCGTTTTGATCATGTCGACGACGACGACTCACGGCGTGGAGCATGTTGGTTTACCGACGAAGAAAATGGAAGCGACGAAATCGAAACAGGGATCATGTTGTAACCCGGTTAAGAAACCCGGACCGGTTTCAATGGATCATGTTCTCTTAGCTCTCCGCGAGACGAGGGAGGAGCGTGATTTGCGAATCAGGAGCTTGTTCAATTTCTTTGATTCTGAGAATGTTGGTTACTTGGAATGTGCTCAAATCGAGAAAGGGTTGTGTGCGCTTCAAATCCCGAGTGGATATAAATACGCTAAGGAGTTGTTTAGGGTTTGTGATGCGAACAGAGACGGGCGTGTTGATTATAATGAGTTTCGTAGATATATGGATGATAAGGAGCTTGAGCTGTATAGAATATTTCAAGCTATTGATGTTGAGCATAATGGTTGCATTTCTCCTGAGGGTCTCTGGGACTCGCTCGTTAAGGCCGGTATAGTTACAGATTCTTTATGCTCTGAGTATCATTGTATGTTAAGCTGATGATCTGCTTTGAGTTAGATCATTGTAGGTTGATAAGGTTGTGCTagtttatatgtatgtatggaTCATTAGTTAAGATGAGACTCTTGTGAATCTGAGTGGTTATGTAAATCAgaatttgtttatagtttttggttctttttgtgTATCTATGAAGTTTGAGTATTGTTGTACTTATGAAAACTTCCTACGGATGTGTATTGGTTTCATTTGGTGTACCATAGTTAACTACCTCATTTCTGTGCATTTAAGAATAAGGCTTGTTAATATACATCTATTAGCTCAGATCCTGTCTCAGTTCTATGCGTAGATATTGAAACTATTGACCACCGCTTTTGTGTTTATGCTCTGTTTTCGTCCTATAAGCCACAACAGTTTCTATTTTGCAGGGATTGAGATAAATGATGAGGAGTTAGCTCGTTTTGTGGAACATGTTGATAAGGACAATGATGGAATCATTATGTTTGAAGAATGGAGGGATTTTCTTTTGCTGTACCCACATGAAGCTACCATTGAAAATATATACCACCATTGGGAAAGAGTATGCCTTGTTGATATTGGAGAACAAGCTGTTATTCCACAAGGCATTAGCAAACACGTAAAGAGGAGCAACTATTTCATCGCAGGTGTACTTCCTTTCCTTGATTGTTAGGAGCTTATTTTCTCTGAACAACgtaaaaaagatttggttttgaagttttttttgacaatgaAATAGTACTGTCGCAGGTGGCATAGCCGGTGCAGCATCTAGGACGGCAACTGCACCTCTAGATCGCTTAAAAGTTCTATTGCAAATTCAGAAAACTGATGCTAAAATCCGAGAAGCCATAAAGATGATATGGAAACAGGACGGGGTTCGCGGGTTTTTCAGAGGTAATGGGTTGAATATTGTGAAGGTAGCACCAGAGAGTGCCATCAAGTTCTATGCATATGAGCTTTTCAAAAACGCTATTGGTGAAAACATGGGTGAAGACAAAGCGGATATAGGCACAACCGCTAGGCTTTTTGCTGGAGGTATGGCTGGTGCAGTGGCTCAAGCCTCTATATACCCTTTGGATCTTGTGAAAACTCGGTTGCAGACTTGCACGAGCCAAGCTGGTGTTGTTGTTCCTAAGCTTGGAACACTCACCAAAGACATATTGGTTCATGAGGGTCCACGCGCCTTTTACAAAGGTCTTTTCCCTTCTCTTCTTGGGATTATTCCTTATGCGGGTATCGACCTTGCTGCATATGAGAAATTAAAGGACTTGTCCCGGACATATATTCTTCAGGACGCCGGTAAATCTCTTAGTTTCTCTATCTTTTTGTTCTGTCTAAATCTGCTTGAACGTAGACTCATAAAACTGGTCTCGGGTTTGGTCTTCAGAACCAGGTCCGCTTGTGCAACTTGGATGCGGAACAATCTCAGGAGCTCTTGGAGCAACCTGTGTTTATCCTTTGCAGGTCGTGAGAACAAGGTAATTCCATGGCCTATATGCgtatccttctctctctctctcttcaaacaCAAACTCCATACACAAGCATATATCAGTTCTTGTGGGAATATGACATACATGTTACTGTGACACAGAATGCAAGCAGAACGGGAAAGGACCTCGATGTCTGGAGTATTCAGGAGGACAATAAGTGAAGAAGGTTACAAAGCACTCTACAAAGGGCTTCTACCGAACCTTCTAAAGGTTGTTCCTGCTGCCAGCATTACATATATGGTTTACGAAGCTATGAAAAAGAGTCTAGAACTTGATTGATTAGTGGCTTCACTTGATTTTGATATTGACGAAAGAGTGGGAATAATAAAGGAGAACCTATAAAAACTAGGTTATTTTTAACATACATAAATTCTTCTAAACATCATTTGTATGAGATAAATACTACTATAATATTCTTGTTTCCCCCCCCAAACTTTTAATGTCAAGTGTAGAAAGCTCTCTTTACTTTAGAGATGAGAAAATTGTAGTGCTCCTTCTTGACTTTTGTTTTGATGGTTCCAATTGTGATCAATAAGGCAAAATAATAATAGAGGTTCTTGTCTTGggatatattttggtttagtgGAGAGTGAAAGCAAGTTAGGTAGCGTCTTGTCATTTTTTGTGTTGAATTACTTTACTGAATAGACCATCTTCTCGTTCTGGTTTGGTTTCGACTCTATATAAAGAATTAAAGATCATCAAGAAAAATGAGAATAGTATTCAAGAAATAGTTTTGGGAAACACCAAAATAAATGAGAAAAGCTTGGAAAACGATACAGTGTAGTAAATTGATTtgaactaataaataaatttcgtATGATTTAGTGGCATCGAAGTGGACGTGCCGGAGTGGTTATCGGGCATGACTAGAAATCATGTGGGCTTTGCCCGCGCAGGTTCGAATCCTGCCGTTCAcgcttttttctttattttacttttgtgcTCTTTAAAATATGTGAATTGCAAAATGAAGAATATTTTTGACTTTTAAGTGTGCTCTTGCATTACGTTGACCGAGCATAGTAGCAGTCACTAGTCATATCTTAAAAAAACGTAACATATGtgaattacaaaaaaagtttaaaaatgtatagcaaaaaatttcatattctgCTTTCTCCTacaattatttataattgatttttaaaaattatcataGCATGTGTATTAGCACTGATCAAtaccaattttttcttttggtagaAAGCGCAGTCAGTACCTAGTtctaatataaattattattacatttcttcatcaaaaatatattaaaaactcaCAATATATACATTATGAGACTGATCAATGATCAGTGACTAGAGACAGCGAAATTGAACATTTTGAATTTACTTTAAACCTTAATCAACGCTTAATCAGATTttgagaaggaatcaaatgagAATCCGAATCCTGGGGCTTCAAAATTGTGGATCTAGGGTTTAttagagatataaaaaaaaaatgaagaagaaaaagacagatgtaagaaaaaaaagactgcTTCCTTTCGACTACTTTTTGAGAATTAAACGGGCTACCCGTTTAATTTTGGGCATATCCGTTACGTTTGCGGATCCAAAAAAATGCATTcagttaagtttttttttgtaatgttattAAACGGGTCACagacttaaatttttaaaactgacCCGTTTAGGCCCGCGGACATCCTGCCCGTTTAAACATCACTACTGATCAtaattgcatatatattttgttttggtttga
It encodes the following:
- the LOC104725608 gene encoding calcium-binding mitochondrial carrier protein SCaMC-1-like; translation: MSTTTTHGVEHVGLPTKKMEATKSKQGSCCNPVKKPGPVSMDHVLLALRETREERDLRIRSLFNFFDSENVGYLECAQIEKGLCALQIPSGYKYAKELFRVCDANRDGRVDYNEFRRYMDDKELELYRIFQAIDVEHNGCISPEGLWDSLVKAGIEINDEELARFVEHVDKDNDGIIMFEEWRDFLLLYPHEATIENIYHHWERVCLVDIGEQAVIPQGISKHVKRSNYFIAGGIAGAASRTATAPLDRLKVLLQIQKTDAKIREAIKMIWKQDGVRGFFRGNGLNIVKVAPESAIKFYAYELFKNAIGENMGEDKADIGTTARLFAGGMAGAVAQASIYPLDLVKTRLQTCTSQAGVVVPKLGTLTKDILVHEGPRAFYKGLFPSLLGIIPYAGIDLAAYEKLKDLSRTYILQDAEPGPLVQLGCGTISGALGATCVYPLQVVRTRMQAERERTSMSGVFRRTISEEGYKALYKGLLPNLLKVVPAASITYMVYEAMKKSLELD